The DNA region TGTTTATAGATTTATGAAgttagtttttattactttcaccATCGTAATAGATAAATCCATTGCataatgtgaatatttaaatgaactaaCGACTGTAAAGTACCAGGAATTAAACTTTAGTTATGCTAAAGTTGTAGGGCTTTGAGTGGGCCGCCGatggttctgttctgtttgttgttcttttcagAATAAATCGAGAAGCCGCCGATTCCAAACGGCCTAACCGTTCATTAAAACTGTTACAGCAGAAAGGATGCCGGTACGTGTTTGTAGAGCGGTGGACCTAGCTACAGTGGCACTTGATACgctattggctggcatttgcaaagcagccaatccaggatcACCATATGCTTTCCTTATCACTGGTTGGCTGTACTGGCAAAAGTGGAGATAAGATCTTGGACGTTGACTTCTGTGGtagagaaggcagaggagctagtttttttttttcactcatctGTCTTGTATTATACTGCCACAGTgtagtgatagttttaacaaatatggggGGGGAGGGGGAATTCTACATAAAAGTTATGCTCTGCAGCTTTACCTGTCCGTGGTTCAGACATAAACTGGTTGGAGACACGGACCTGTTGACCAACAAAGACCAGATTGAAGGTTTTAGTTGGAGTTGAACTGATTCTCTGGTGTGTTTAGATTCAGCTCAATGGATAATGAAAGGCATAGAGTTGAACTGCTTGTGCTTCACTTTGCTTGTATGACAAAATTTCGAATGTTTTCTCTTGAAAAGTTCCCATCCGTCCGCTGTGCATACCCAGGGTCGTGGGTGGGCTGGTCTCTATCGCCAACGGTCATTGGCTGAAAGGTAAGGTCGCCAGTCCttcacagagaaacacagacacacataggACAgacactgcacacacacacacacacacacactcatgcctAAGAGCAATTCAGAGAGAactgtttttggactgtgggaaaaACGTCAGAGTAGCCAGAGAGAACTCGCGTATGTCCAGAGAGAACATGTAAAGGAACCTGGACTGGGacttcttgctgcaaagcatTAAGTCTGATCCATTCCTAATGTCTTTACCACCGAAgaattaaactctgtttttctgcagggtTTGCTGAGAAGGTGGCAAGTCTAAACAGGTATCAAGGGTTGACGAACAATAATTACACAAacctgcccacacacacacacacacccacatagtATGCTTTATCTCTAAATCTGGATTTCCCTGGAATGCCCGGCCCTATCTTGCCTCTCCAGGGTTTCACTCTGTAACCTGTGTAGGTGTTGAATCTGTTATATGTTCAGACGGCATCAGACCATAGTTGggtacatttttgaaattaaaataactggATTAAAATCAAAGAACATTAAAAGGACTCATCTGTATCTGAGCAGCTGAATTATTACATGTATTCAAGTAGCTAAGATGTTAAAACTAAGGCCTGGAGAAAATGCTTTGGggtttttagattttcaaatcGCAAATGTACAACAAGGTACATTGAGTTTAAAGATGTACAGAGTACAAGTTTAGGTTGTAAACATACATAACCATAAAAGATACTTGGTTAAAATTCTGCTACAGAGCTTGGTACCTAGCTAAAACTGAGCTAAACAATATAAGGCGCATGGCTGACATTGAATATGATCCATGTTTGGACTAAGAAGTCGGTAGCGAGAGAACAAATCGTGGATTTCACATTTCCCATAATGCATCTGTAGCAGTGGGGCAAGCAGCTGAGGAAGAACTACAGTATAAGTTTCACTGTAAATCTGCGTTGTTGCTCATCAGAACAGTCACTCAATTCAAATCTGACATTTTGGCGTTCCTAAAACCAACAATGCTTGTGTTTTGCActgattttgttaaaagttttttttatttattcctgaaGCTAAACTCAAAACCCTTAAAAATGAAACCGCAGAAGTGTACAACCTTGTGGCCGCTGCAACATGTACACTTTTTTTCATCTTAGGCCCCCAAAAATAGAATCTCTCAGAAAAGTGTGATGTATATTTTTAGcatccaaatattttatttgaaaaaaacccGTGGGGGCGTAAAGTGACGGCAGTCAgatttaaagtaaacaaaaagacGTTACGAAACGGAGACACGCCTTGTTTCTGCGAAAAAGGCACACACCCATTGTTACTATGGTTACTACATTACATTAAATGTCAGTTTCTATCTCCTAATAGAGATAGACACTGACATTTTCTATCTCCCACGAGTGGGAGGAGTGGGAGTAAGAGTTTCCACTCCCACTCGTttatgctgcagttttttttaattaccctCCTTGTAGTTTGCATATGGAGAAATGtccagttattttaaaaatgatctgatcCAACATGTCCGGGTGTCTAAAGCTGTTTTCTACTGATAAAACTGTAGAAGAAGTTCAAAGGAACTTCTACGTTCTTATATCATTTGTAGTTCTATTCCTATTGTAGTGGCCATTGTTTgccaaaccaaacatccaatgAAAGTTCCATCAAGCCACTGGGGTCCAGTTTTCTGTACGCAGGCAAAAGAAGGTTCAATGTCCAAACTTGTTGATTGTtctggatgatttatttttcctatttcAGCAAACAATTACAGAGTTCAAACTTCCCTTTGTTCTCATTTTACCTCTCTtgctctggtaaaaaaaacaacccataGGCCCCAAACCCAAATGCCTGCTGGTCCTTTTCCAGGCCCCTACACTGATAGAAAGTGGACTGACCCACCTTACTTCCTGTCTGACTCAGAaagaataaagaagaaaataataaaacaaaagataaatagaatCAACAATTATTAACTTGTAAATTCACtctgtaaataatacaaaaaattgaaatttaagaataaactaacaaaattcaaatggataaagaaatgaagaataaaTAGCTCCAACACCTATAATGTCCCAAAAtgactttctttcctttttttggttCTCTGTTCCACACAGAACGTGAGAACGTCAGCAGACAGGTGGCGCTTCATCTCCCTCTACTGGTTGATAGTAGGAATGTGTGAAGTGAAAAGCTAATGAATGTAGCAGAGGCGCCATTTTTGGTGATCTCAGAAAtactaataattaaaaaaaaatacttgcaacTTAATTTATAAACATATTCAATATACTGTGTCTCAACTAAAAATACAAGCtaagaaatatgaaaagattaaaaagctgCAATAATCATGTTGTGTAAATACTAATAAcctaaaaaattaataatgaacCTTTAGTTGCATGAGCGACAGGACGGCCACACGCTTCCATATAGGCGAGTCGAAAATGACCGGTTTTAGAATCAAcgtgtttttaattttggttAAAGATCATCATTTGCTACATATTTTGTATTGTAGCGGTACACAAAAGAAGGATTTTtacctgaaaataatttttaataaaaacaaaaaacaaacttgaaacattttgaaaattggAAAATTTTCATGACAGCAGAATAGAATATTTTGTACATGAGGAAGAGCTTCTTCATCCAACACGTGGAGGAAGTGACGTATTTTAAGAATATGATGAAATAGgataatgtaataaataatgacacaaaCACGAAAAATGCGaagttagctagctaaataaactgtaaaatagaataaattacacaatAACTAACACTTGATGTTCTCTGTGTgcgtcaaaaaaataaatatacattaatgTTGCTCAGAACCAAGTTTACAAATGAAACTCCGAGGAGAATTTGGGTCATTTTTCACTCACTTATGGAAACGTTCATGTGAAACAAGTTTTATCAACTGTAGTTGATGTAAGAAATGTTTAGATGCCATGATAATTTCTGTCTTTATATTTGAGGGACAGTTATAATGTTGATTAACTAATGGTTAATTAAACATAAGGTGGCCTGTTTTTGACAAGATCAACCGAAAAGGAAAGTCAAACTTCTCAACTTAAAGTTAATCTTTAAATCTACGCTACAATATTACCAACAGGAAGAGCTGTTAAACTGGGTGTGTGTGGCTCTTAAAAGAGCCGTTGTGTGTTTGTTGGAGCTGCAGCCTCTAAGCTCTCTCTCCGCGGATGCGGCGGGCCAGCTGGATGTCTTTGGGCATGATGGTGACCCTCTTGGCGTGGATGGCGCACAGGTTGGTGTCCTCGAACAGACCCACCAGGTAGGCCTCGCTGGCCTCCTGCAGAGCCATGACGGCGGAGCTCTGGAAGCGCAGGTCGGTCTTGAAGTCCTGAGCGATCTCTCGGACCAGACGCTGGAAGGGCAGCTTGCGGATCAGCAGCTCCGTCGACTTCTGGTAGCGACGGATCTCCCTCAGAGCCACGGTACCGGGCCTGTAGCGGTGAGGCTTCTTCACGCCGCCGGTAGCCGGAGCGCTCTTCCTGGCTGCCTTGGTGGCCAGCTGCTTCCTGGGGGCTTTGCCTCCGGTGGATTTACGGGCGGTCTGCTTGGTTCTGGCCATGATTCTGCTTCTCTGCTCGGGATCAGGAGAGAAATGTGGCGAACCGCTGAGGCTCCGCTGCTCTTAAGCTGCGGCTCTGGGCGTCTCTCTGTGACGCTGCAGCTCCGCTCCGGATCCTGGTTGGTTAGCGGCTCCTCCTGGAGCTCAGCGCCGCCCAGAGGCGTCGCCTCCCGGCTTAATGTCCGCCGCTCATTGGAGGAAGCTGCGTTCAAAAAGTCCGCCTCTCCGTCCCGCTCTGCTGGGAGCTTTTCTGGTTGGTCGCCAGCATCGTCCCGCTCCTCTCCGCGGACATATAAAGCAGCTTTCAGCCGCTGCTGGTCACATTTTCTTGAGTCTCGTCTCCAGAAACAAGCAGCAACGAAATGAGTGGCCGCGGAAAGACCGGAGGAAAAACCCGAGCGAAGGCCAAGACCCGCTCCTCTAGAGCCGGACTCCAGTTCCCGGTGGGCCGCGTTCACAGGCTGCTGCGCAAAGGCAACTATGCGGAGCGGGTCGGTGCCGGAGCCCCCGTCTACCTGGCCGCTGTGCTCGAGTATCTGACCGCTGAGATCCTGGAGCTGGCTGGGAACGCCGCCCGCGACAACAAGAAGACCCGCATCATCCCCCGTCACCTGCAGCTGGCCGTCCGCAACGACGAGGAGCTCAACAAGCTGCTGGGTGGAGTCACCATCGCTCAGGGTGGAGTGCTGCCCAACATCCAGGCGGTGCTGCTGCCCAAGAAGACCGAGAAGGCCGCCAAGGCCAAGTaaacctgctgctgttgctcagcaacaaacacacaacGGCTCTTTTAAGAGCCACACACTCCTTCATCATGAGAGTTTTGCTTCCAACCAAGAACACTAATAACTCTGTTCATATTCTaaactattttaatgtttaattgttGCTCATTTGATAAACTTGCTGATCTTAGACCTGAAATCAGAGACAAGTTTTATGTCAAACTTCATCAAAGCAAAAACTGTAGATCATCATAAAATAGTTTAATCTGCTCAACAAAACTTGACATCTAGTTGAACATCAGCAGTTCTCTTAACTTCTATTTCACTTTGTAATATAACATATATTACACATTTTCCTAATTTAAACTTTCAGTcctttgcaaa from Xiphophorus maculatus strain JP 163 A chromosome 14, X_maculatus-5.0-male, whole genome shotgun sequence includes:
- the LOC111610828 gene encoding histone H3 produces the protein MARTKQTARKSTGGKAPRKQLATKAARKSAPATGGVKKPHRYRPGTVALREIRRYQKSTELLIRKLPFQRLVREIAQDFKTDLRFQSSAVMALQEASEAYLVGLFEDTNLCAIHAKRVTIMPKDIQLARRIRGERA
- the LOC111610830 gene encoding histone H2A-like, which encodes MSGRGKTGGKTRAKAKTRSSRAGLQFPVGRVHRLLRKGNYAERVGAGAPVYLAAVLEYLTAEILELAGNAARDNKKTRIIPRHLQLAVRNDEELNKLLGGVTIAQGGVLPNIQAVLLPKKTEKAAKAK